The following are encoded together in the Primulina tabacum isolate GXHZ01 chromosome 18, ASM2559414v2, whole genome shotgun sequence genome:
- the LOC142532336 gene encoding uncharacterized protein LOC142532336: protein MVVAPVIEGGGEIPVDEISLARGRGRGRGRPRVHVVDDTFFEQAADHLDQLRMDELVARFHSMHPPRFSGSEGAEKAELWISEIEELFDLIEYPSERRLRLAVHQLKDRAKMWWSTTLMTLDAQRIVPSWDIFKLNFKESYCPPSFYSSKASEFHNLKQGDMSVAEYEDIFYAMLRYAPHVAASQVAVIESFIEGLNDHLHHFVSTGKPLNYLEAVEIAKRAEASLKRSGNRAPTQHHHSGTQQFNQSGSASLRPRVDLIVITVEASIPVISVLEFKGFANVCGRPGHFARVCPSKTGKAAQTGSGVQSNRFPAVSQSLHQPSRPSNQSRGQGGQQNQSPVRVFALTEDEAQAAPGTVITGNCTLCGFIARVLFDTGASHSFVSHAFVVSHDLRTTTMNSNLSVATPMSKMIITDNVVFNAVLFHDENVLYLNLIVLPMHDFDCIVGMDVLTANHASVDCYRGIVRFRPSF from the exons ATGGTTGTTGCGCCTGT AATAGAGGGAGGTGGAGAAATTCCTGTTGATGAGATTTCTCTagctcgaggtcgaggtcgtggacgtggtagACCTCGTGTCCATGTTGTTGATGATACTTTTTTTGAGCAAGCTGCTGATCATCTAGACCAGCTTAGGATGGATGAGTTAGTTGCGCGTTTCCATTCTATGCATCCACCTCGATTCAGTGGTTCTGAGGGAGCTGAGAAAGCAGAACTGTGGATTTCTGAGATTGAGGAATTGTTTGATTTGATCGAGTATCCTTCAGAGCGTCGATTGAGATTAGCTGTGCATCAATTGAAAGATCGTGCCAAAATGTGGTGGTCTACTACATTGATGACTTTAGATGCTCAGAGGATTGTTCCATCGTGGGATATATTCAAGCTGAATTTTAAGGAAAGTTATTGTCCTCCTTCATTTTACAGTTCTAAGGCTTCGGAGTTTCATAACTTGAAGCAGGGCGATATGTCAGTTGCGGAGTATGAGGATATTTTTTATGCTATGTTGAGAtatgctcctcatgttgctgcGAGTCAGGTTGCTGTCATCGAAAGTTTCATTGAAGGATTGAACGATCATCTGCACCATTTTGTTTCTACCGGTAAGCCACTGAATTATCTTGAAGCAGTGGAAATAGCAAAAAGGGCTGAAGCTAGTCTTAAGAGGAGTGGCAATCGAGCTCCTACCCAACATCATCATTCGGGAACGCAACAGTTCAATCAATCTGGTTCCGCATCTCTTCGTCCACGTG TGGACCTTATTGTGATCACTGTGGAGGCAAGCATTCCAGTAATCAGTGTGTTGGAGTTCAAGGGGTTTGCAAATGTTTGTGGTCGGCCGGgtcattttgccagagtctgtcctaGTAAGACGGGGAAAGCAGCCCAGACAGGTAGTGGAGTTCAAAGTAATAGATTCCCAGCAGTATCTCAGTCTCTCCACCAGCCTAGTCGCCCTTCAAATCAGTCCAGAGGGCAAGGTGGTCAGCAAAATCAATCACCTGTTCGTGTATTTGCCTTGACTGAGGATGAGGCTCAGGCAGCTCCAGGTACTGTCATTACTGGTAACTGTACTCTGTGTGGTTTTATAGCACGAGTGTTATTTGATACTGGAGCATCTCATTCCTTTGTGTCTCATGCATTCGTCGTTTCGCATGATCTTCGCACCACTACTATGAATTCCAATCTATCTGTTGCTACTCCGATGAGCAAAATGATTATCACTGATAATGTGGTGTTCAATGCGGTTTTGTTTCACGATGAAAATGTTCTATATCTGAATCTTATAGTCCTACCTATGCATGACTTTGATTGCATCGTTGGTATGGATGTTTTGACTGCAAATCATGCCAGTGTTGACTGTTATCGAGGGATAGTTCGTTTCAGGCCTAGCttttga
- the LOC142532337 gene encoding LOW QUALITY PROTEIN: uncharacterized protein LOC142532337 (The sequence of the model RefSeq protein was modified relative to this genomic sequence to represent the inferred CDS: substituted 1 base at 1 genomic stop codon) — protein sequence MKIPSFHGKSDPEAYLEWEKRVEFVFDCHHYSEQKKVRLAVVEFVDYALIWWDQLVTTKRRCNERPIETWAEMKSVMRKRFVPNHYYREMFKKLQTLRQGVKSVEDYYKELEVVMIRANIDEDSEATMARFLCGLNREIQDQVELRHYLDLDEMVQMAIKVEQQLKRRGVGRTTQTGNTSTPWRSNAVKREESKVVVKPKVDIKQEAPKQGMQGKPETPINHSRDIKCFRCQGIGHIASQCPNKRVMVLNNYGEYESHSEGDDGEDEDEMPALEDPDEGYEAVVGEALVTRRIMSAQVKEEETNQRENLFHTRCFVSGKVCNVIIDGGSCTNVASLEMVEKLSLHTLKHPQPYRLQWLNDCAEVKVNKQVLVAFSIGKYVDEVLCDVVPMHACHILLGRPWQYDRQVTHDGFRNKYSFVLKKEPIVLLPLSPKQVLEDQLKKNKRDEAKRKSELKTKKKIYMVQKSDMKQLLHTHDTLVLILYKEILFNTSDIAGNLPSIVVSLLQEFDDIFPEELPQGIPPLRGIEHQIDFVPGSALPNRPAYRSNPEETKELQRQKDGSWRMCVDCRAINNITIKYRHPIPRLDDMLDELHGACIFSKIDLKSGYHQIRMREGDEWKTDFKTKYGLYEWMVMPFGLTNAPSTFMRLMNHVLRAYTGKFVVVYFDDILVYSKDLDEHVNHLRLVLITLRAENLYANLKKXDFCTNKLVFLGFVVSSQGIQVDEDKVSAIRDWPTPASVGQVRSFHGLASFYRRFVKDFSTLAAPMTAMIKKNVPFHWGEEQEKSFNIIKQKLINAPLLVLPDFSNTFEIECDASGVGIGGVLMQGGRPVAYFSEKLNGAALNYPTYDKELYALVRTLEVWQHYLRPKEFVIHTDHESLKHLKGQQKLNKRHAKWVAFIGTFPYIIKYKQGKDNVVADALSRRYVLISTLESKILGFEHMKALYLLDEDFKEIFETCMHGPHDKFYLHNEFLFREDRLCIPKSSIRELLVREAHGGGLMGHFGVAKTLSCLHEHFYWPHMKRDVERICDKCITCRQAKSRTQPHGLYTPLPVPSEPWVDISMDFVLGLPRTKKGRDSIFVVYWPFEIVYGFNPLTPLDLMSLPVSERLNMDGKKKAEFVRSLHEKVKDNIEKKNLQYTKQANKGRKKMVFEKGDWVWLHLRKERFPEKRRSKLLPRGDGPFQVLEKINDNAYKLDLADDQDLRTNPFQEGENDANVIIKD from the exons atgaaaattccgtcgttccatggtaagtcggatccagaggcttatttagaatgggaaaaacgagttgaatttgtgtttgattgtcaccattattccgaacaaaagaaggttaggttggccgtggttgaatttgttgattatgcacttatttggtgggatcaattagtgaccactaagagaagatgcaatgagaggcctatagaaacttgggcggagatgaaaagcgtaatgaggaagaggtttgtaccaaatcactactatagagaaatgtttaagaagttacaaactttgagacaaggtgtgaaaagtgttgaggactactataaagaattggaagtagtcatgattagagcaaacatagatgaggatagtgaggctactatggctcgttttctgtgtggtttgaacagggaaattcaagaccaagtggagcttagacattacttggatctagatgaaatggtgcaaatggcgataaaagtggagcaacaactcaaaaggagaggagttggtcgtaccacacaaactgggaatacatcaacaccttggcgttccaacgctgttaaacgtgaagaaagcaaggtagtggtcaagcccaaagttgacattaaacaggaggcgcctaagcagggaatgcaaggtaaacctgaaactcctattaatcattctagagatattaaatgttttaggtgtcaaggaattggacatattgctagccaatgtcccaataaaagggtgatggtgttgaataattatggggagtatgaatctcatagtgagggagatgatggagaggatgaagatgagatgcctgcattagaggatcctgatgagggatatgaagcagttgtgggtgaggcattagtgactaggcgtatcatgagtgcccaagtcaaagaagaggagacgaatcagcgagaaaacttgttccatactagatgttttgtcagtggcaaagtttgcaacgttattatagatggagggagttgtaccaatgttgctagtcttgagatggttgaaaaattgagcttgcatactttgaaacatcctcaaccatataggcttcagtggttgaacgactgtgctgaagtgaaggtgaacaaacaagttttggttgcattttcgattgggaagtatgttgatgaggtattgtgtgatgtagtaccaatgcatgcttgtcatattttgttaggaagaccatggcaatatgataggcaagtgacacatgatgggtttagaaataaatattcttttgtactcaagaaagaacccattgttttacttcctttgtccccaaaacaagtgttggaggaccaattgaaaaaaaataagagagatgaggccaaaagaaagagtgaattaaaa accaaaaaaaaaatatatatggtccaaaagagtgacatgaaacaattgctgcacacacatgatacacttgtgttgattctttacaaagagattctctttaacacaagtgatatagccggaaatcttccgagcattgttgtttcccttttgcaggagtttgatgatatatttccggaggagctacctcaaggaataccaccattgagggggattgagcaccaaattgattttgtgcccggaagtgcattaccaaatcgtccagcgtatagaagcaatccggaggagaccaaggagcttcaacggcag aaagatggctcatggcgtatgtgtgtagattgtagggcaatcaataacataaccattaagtataggcatcccatacctagactagatgatatgttagatgagttgcatggtgcttgtatttttagcaagattgatTTGAAAAGTGGATATCAtcaaattaggatgagagaaggtgatgagtggaaaacggattttaaaaccaagtacgggttatatgagtggatggtcatgccttttggcttaactaacgctcctagcacttttatgaggttaatgaaccatgtcttgcgtgcatacacaggaaaatttgttgttgtttactttgatgatatcctagtatatagcaaagacttggatgagcatgttaatcacttgagacttgtgctaatcacactaagggctgaaaatttatatgctaatttaaagaaatgagatttttgtacaaacaaacttgtcttccttggttttgtggtaagttcgcaggggatacaagtggatgaggacaaggtaagtgctattcgagattggccaacgcctgcttctgttggtcaagttcgaagctttcatggtcttgcaagcttctataggaggtttgtaaaagattttagcacactggcggcaccgatgacggcaatgattaagaagaacgttccattccattggggcgaagagcaagagaagtcttttaatattattaaacaaaagttaattaatgcgcctttacttgttttgcctgatttttctaatacttttgaaattgaatgtgatgcttcaggtgtaggtattggtggtgttttgatgcaaggaggacgaccagtggcgtattttagtgagaaactcaatggagcagcgctgaactatccaacgtatgacaaggagttgtacgcgcttgtgaggactttggaggtgtggcaacactacttgaggcctaaagagtttgtgattcacacggatcatgagtctcttaagcaccttaaggggcagcagaagttgaacaagcggcatgctaagtgggtggcattcataggtacatttccctacataatcaaatacaaacaaggtaaggataatgtagtggctgatgcactatcacggaggtacgtattaatctctaccttggagtcgaaaatcttgggatttgaacatatgaaagcgttgtatttgttggatgaggattttaaggagatatttgaaacatgtatgcatggtccacatgacaaattttatttgcataatgagtttttatttagagaagatagattatgcattcctaagtcatcaattcgtgagttacttgtgagggaggcacatggtggtggtttgatggggcactttggtgtggctaaaactttgagttgtttgcatgagcatttttattggccacatatgaaacgtgacgttgagcgtatttgtgataagtgcattacttgtagacaagctaagtctagaacacaaccacatggattgtatacaccacttcccgtccctagtgaaccttgggttgatatttctatggactttgttttggggttgcctaggacaaagaaggggagagattctatatttgttgt ttattggccatttgaaattgtatatggttttaatcctttgactccgttggatttgatgtctttacctgtgagtgaaaggttgaacatggatggaaagaagaaagctgaattcgttagaagtttgcatgagaaggtcaaggataacatcgagaagaagaatttacaatacacgaagcaagccaacaagggaaggaaaaagatggtttttgaaaagggagattgggtgtggttgcacttaaggaaggaaagatttccagaaaagcgacgttcaaaactcttacctaggggtgatggaccatttcaagtgcttgaaaagatcaacgacaatgcctacaaattagacctagcag atgatcaagatttgaggacaaatccttttcaagaaggggagaatgatgcaaacgtg ATTAttaaagattga